CGGATTGCTGGAAGCCACCGCGTTCTGTTCCCAAGTGTTTGTTGCACACTTTTGAAGCTTTCGAGTGGTACGGTTACAAAGGGAGGCGAGGAGATGTAGTGATGGCCACATACCTTATAGAACACGCTACTTGGTTGAAGGAAGCAACTTTCTTTTCAGAAGAATCCGATGACAAGAGAGATAGGATGCTGGAAGACTTTACATCCGTGGCTGCGCCTTCACCTTGCTTTACATTTTACTGGAGTTGGAGTTCGGACCAGGGCATGACATACTCAGGCTACCtattacgaaaaaataaattattaggGTGGTGTTATTGGGTTTAGATATTAAACTCAACTCCAACAGATTTCATATGTGTAATATTTTAACTGATCCATTAATGATTTGTAATTTTCTGTCGCAATCTATACCAACGAATTTTAAAATaggtaaaatttaaaattattattatttgatttatcaattcaaatatgTTAGATTTTAGAATGATTCACTATTGATTTTAGAATGATTCACTATTAGAATTATTGATTCTAGTAGTATAGAAAGCCCTCTTGAATTTATAACTATAAAACTAGCATTGAAGATGATCCTTTGGAATCAAATAATACATTTTGAATATGATAGAATACATACTTTATTGTTGCAGCAAGAAAATTAACGTTGGGAAAAATAGCACTTTTAAGAGAATATGATTGAAGATtgagaataataaaatttagaaaatctgCATCACCATGATAAGGGAATCACAGAAGtctgtttttaagaaaaacaagaagaaatttTGAAAGAAAGGAGAAAATAAAGACGTAAAAAAAAGTGAGTTGATAATTCTGAATTTTCAACCGAAAATCTTTGGataaagtttatttataaatgtaatatcaaaatcattcaacttttttataattcttttcACGATAAAAATCAATCTATATATGAAtaatactaaaatttaaatcatcATTTCAAATCTTAGATTGAATAACAACAAAATGTAGCCTTTCAATAGCTCCCATCAAAATTAAGGTGGCGACTgattttcccgctaccacccgcaaacgcagcttttgcggttggtagcggttgtcggcagtttgcaacaatcacttaatcgctctaaacctcttcaaaccgctctgaatctcataaattcaaaagctgactccagctagcgtttgcggttgcgggcggttccgggagggtaaaatttttttttttaaacaatatatatacaaaagtaaaaatatttaataaaaaatttaaaattaaaattatgaaaatattaaaatatatctattatattttagttaatattataaaattttataataaaaacaattttcaaaaaatttcaaaaattaaaattataactgtctaaatataaattttatatttattataattttatgatttttgatatttttataattatattaaatataaatattgttaatttattatttgactgttaccgcattaggtagttaaccagtcataagtcacccgcaaacgcactaatttttaaccgcaatatcagtcgtacaaatctcttaaaaccggtAGAAACCACAACTGttcgcatccacaaactcccgcaaccgctactgcaaccgctgcgtttgaaccagtcaggcccttaattacttaaataaaaatgaGTGGTCAAATCGATAAACATACTCTCGGACTTGAGTTTTTGGCAAatgaacaaataaataataaatattttagatttaattacTCAAATAAAAATGTACATCAAAATCCATTTGAAAAACCGGGAATATCCCGGAAAAATCTCAAGTATTCTTAAAAATTAAAGCATTGTTTGGATCAGAATAGTTGTTTCTGTAAACGCCCAACAACTATGTTGAGTTGGGCCTAAACCGGACCGACGTATTCTTCTTCCCAACTAATACATAATTACAAATCAGCCCTCCGTAAGATCACAAGCGAGAAGAGAAAGCTCAAAGGAAGCTCGCAAGCcaaaaaaaccctaaatctcgaCGAATCAATGGAGCGCGACGACGAATCGAACGGACCGATGATGGAGCTGTGCACTAACGGAGGAGGCGAAGAGACGTCTAATCGGAGACCTATCATAACCGGCGAGCCGCTCGACATCGAAGCTTACGCGGCGATGTACAAAGGGAGGACGAAGATCATGCGCCTGCTCTTCATCGCTAACCACTGCGGAGGTGGAAACCAGACGATGCAGCTCGAAGCGCTGAGGATGGCTTACGACGAGGTCAAAAAGGGGGAGAACACGCAGCTGTTCAGAGATGTGGTCAGTAAGATCAACGGGAGGCTTGGGGATAAGTACGGGATGGATTCGGCGTGGTGCGAGATGATCGATCGTCGCGCTGAGCAGAGGAAAGGGAAGCTGGAGAACGAGCTCAGTTCGTATCGGGTAAATTAGGGATTCTCTTGTGGCCTAATCAGTGTAGAGAGAATGAAGTTGTGTAGTGTGTTGCTTAGGTTGCTTGATTCTATAATTTGGATAGATAGTGATCTCACCTTCATATGATGTAATGTAGTGTGTTGTTTGTGTGCTGCTTAAGTTGCTTGATTCTGCAATTTGCATAGATAGTGATTTCATCTTCGTATGATTGTTATGTAGTGTGTTGTTTATGTGCTGCTTTGTTTGCTTGATTCTGTAATTGCGTAGATAGTGATCTCATCCTCATATGATGTTATGCAGTGTGTTGTTTATGTGCTTCTTAGGTTTCTTGATTCTGTAAATTGCATAGATAATGATTTCATCGTCGCATGATTGTTGTGTAGTGTGTTGTTTATGTGCTGCTTAGGTTTCTTGATTCTGTAATTTGCATAGATAGTGCTCTCATCTTCGTATGCTGAATATAGTGTTGTTTATGTGCTGATTCGTTCGCTTGGTCATCTGATTGCAAGATAGTGATTTTATCTTCGTATGATTGTTATGTAGTGTTTTGTTTGTGTGCTGCTTAAGTTGCTTGATTCAGATagtgatttcatttttatatgattGGTATATTGTGTATTGTTTATGTGCTGCTTGGTTTGCTTGGTTCTGTGATTGGTATAGATACTTATTTATTTCATCTTCTGTTTGCATTATGTAGACAAATCTGATCAAGGAAAGCATTAGGATGGGTCATAATGACTTTGGTGACTTCTACTACGCTTGTGGTTTGCTTAATGAGGCTTTCAAGAACTATATTAAAACACGGGACTACTGCACTACGGCTAAGCACATTATTCACATGTGTATGAATGCTATTCTTGTAAGCATTGAGATGGGACAGTTCAGTCATGTTTCAAGCTATGTTAACAAGGTTGATCAGAATCCAGAAACGCTTGACCCTATTGTAGCTGCGAAGCTCCGATGTGCTTCTGGGTTGGCTCACTTGGAGTTGAAGAAGTATAAGCTCGCTGCTCGTAAGGTTTGTCAGGATTCTACTGCTCAAGTGTTTTGTTTATTGAGTCACAAAGCAATGTATCTGAATCTAATCGTTGAGCTTGATTGTATTGTGTAGTTTTTGGATGTTAATCCAGAACTAGGGAGTTCGTATAACGAGGTCATTGCTCCTCAAGATGTTGCGACCTATGGAGGACTTTGTGCCTTGGCTAGCTTTGACCGATCAGAATTGAAGGCATCGTTTATTCCTTAAAGcttttttaatctttctttgttAGCTTTTTCGTGTTCCTGTGGTTCATAACTCAGTAGTCTAATGTGACAGGCAAAAGTGATTGACAACATCAGCTTCCGGAATTTCTTGGAGTTAGTGCCTGAAGTGAGGGAGCTTATCAACGATTTTTATTCAAGGTAACATGTTTCTTGCTGTACTCTTGTCTATCTCTTGTACATAACCGAGTTGTTGAACATGAACCAAGGAtaaatagagagaatactctGACCAACTCATGAAGCTGTTGGTTATTATGTTGATTTCTGTTCTGTATTGCTTATGAGGACTTACCATGCTATCGTCCAGTTTCATATCTATCTCAGTAAACCTTTTTATTCTGTAGTCTCATTTGGTCTTGTGCTTTAACTTTTATTGTTGGCAGTCGCTATGCATCCTGTCTGGAGTATCTAGGAAGTCTCAGAGCgaatttgctgctggacatcCATCTTCATGATCATGTTGACACGCTGTATGATCAGATAAGGAAGAAGGCATTGATCCAATACACACTGCCGTTTGTGTCCGTAGATTTGAGCAGGATGGCTGATGCGTTCAAGACCAGTGTCTCTGGTCTAGAGAAGGAATTGGAAGCCCTGATAACAGACGACCAGATACAGGTCCGTTCTTTTTAAccagaaagagaaagaactttGTTTTATTACTGTCATTTTCAAAACcttgaaacctttttttttttcaatgacaGGCACGGATTGACTCGCACAACAAAATCCTCTACGCAAGGCACGCGGATCAGAGGAGCGCAACGTTCCAAAAGGTGCTTCAGATGGGTAACGAATTTGATAGAGATGTGAGGTCAATGATGTTGAGAGCCAACCTTCTTAAACATGAGTATCATGCCAAAGGTAGAAAGCCTTGAGAGGGACGACATCTGTTTGGCTAATCTGGAGAGGTACTGGCCTATTTCAAGATCGTAAAGATGTTTATGGAAGATTGATTTGGTCTTGTTGTTGGTTAGATGTATGTCTAATCATCTCGGCGCTCTCGTTATTGCTTTGTTTTCTTATACCCTTGAaactttcatataattttttgtctGAAGCTGATCTTTCATGCCCAAGGGTTAACCTGTGAATGCATGAATATACAATTGCACTCAGTCATATATACGCCCATTCAGTACACAATAGTTCAAATCCAAGTGCGCCTAATAAAATGAATTGGTTTATAGGAGATTGTTTGATAGTGCTAGATCCAATTGTCACATGTAAAAGGTTAAAGACGTAAATATTATTGTCTTGCAAAATTGTTgacatatatttcaaaattggATTACTATTCGCAAAAATTGCTATCGAATTGTGAATTACGTTTCCTAGATTAATAGGCTTTTCATTAAGGCCATAGACTAACATCGTATGGATTCGAGGGTCTTTATTATTGACAAAATCGTGTTGACAGACGAGGTTCggtaattttcatatatatggaGGGATATAAACACTATCCATTCGCTGTCAATTCGCTCAACCAGTGTTAAAAAATTACCTCTCCACGAAAGTTGTGTTGACATAATTGTATTGATAGAACCGACTATACTTAAATACATGATTTGGCAAGATCGCGTCTTACGAATGGAAGACATAAACCAAAGCTTATTAAAGATGTGATAAGGTCAGGAAAACTGGCCAAAAAAAATTGGCCGGAGGAGagtaaattaaaacaaaatttataattgaGCATGTTGCCGAAAATACTTaagaaaataactttttttttttgtcaaccaagTTTCATCCCAAAGGCATGTTTACATGAGTCGGGCTTTAAAATTCTGAGGCCCAATAACAACATTAAACAGAGTTTACAATTAAGCCCATTTATGAGTATATCCGACACATTAACAAGACACGTGTTTGATATTAGGGTTTCCAGAGACACGTGGTATCCACGCGGACTTCGTGCAGAAACTGCAATCTCCGCCACCGCTCCGTCGCTGGTTCACCGCTGCAGTGATTCTCCGTCTTGATTTCTTTTACATCGATCTATACCCAATATTGGTGCCTCTTCTCAACGATCTAGCCACTTCCCGAACTCGTATTGTGCTTCACTCTCTGCGCGCCTCTGCTTCCGAGTATCTCCAATCTCTTTGCCGGATGTGAGACTCTCCCAGTAACTTCAATCGACTTAAAGACCGCCATCGCCAAAACACTTGCAAACTAGCAAGCTCTGACTCTTCTTAGGCCGACTTCAAACCGTGAAGTCATCAAGCAAAACTCAAAGCTTTTTCTCTTTAGAATACTTTGCTAGAGATACATACAGCAAAGATTGATATCTTCAGAGAATAAAGGTTGAGGATAACCAGCAAATAAGACGAAGATCCAACAAAAACAACCGGGATAAAACTTTGAAGAGATAAAGCTTAGTTTTGAAACCGATCTTGAGATCGGGTTTTTATTATAAGGTTCAAGAACAAAACAGAGAAATGATTGGATTGATAAAACTGCTCTGTTCGCTTGACTCTAAACACATCAAAAGTCGCCTTGCGAAAAGTAGAATCCGCAACCGGAAGAAAATCAATTCGCCTGACGAAACCGAAGTCCGATTACACGGAAGAAATATATAcagtcaaaaaacaaaatttaaagagTATGGCGACCGGCGGCAGAAGGCCACCGGCCACCGGGATGTAAATTCTTAAGTTGGAGTTTTCTAGAAAGAGGTTGGAGAAATTCTAGAGAGAGATTGATTACGAAAAATAGATAGTTACTTAAGAAAATAACTTATTTTTGGACTAGCCGTAGATgtaatcatcttttttttttcggctAAATAAATTTACGCAAACGGCCGAAAGAAAATGAGTCATTCCGCGCGCTTTGAACACCACCGTCAGATTTACTAAATAAACGGTCAGGATCGTCATACGATCtcttaacaatattttaaaaatcttcacAGAAATTAAGGAAGCGAGAATGATTGGTCTTCCATAGTTTTGACCATGGCGGATCTTAGCCACCTAGTTTCTTATATTAGCTATATCCGCTCCTCCGTAGACACAACTAAACATTTCcataaataaatgtttataaacaaTGTCTAActacttttctttttctttttttcttttgttacattTTCTTGGCAGAggagagaaggaagaaggagagagagagaagtcggcatctctttctttctcttctcttctcgtgAAATCTCAAAGATTCATCACCTTCGTGTaaagtttttgtttcttctgtGAAAGTTCTGCTCAAAAACGATGAATGTGATGCGTAGATTGACGAGTATGGCTTCTGGACGTAGTTTCGTCACGTCTGATAACGTAagaatgtttatttttaaagtagTTTCGTGATCTTGGGGtttgtttaaagtttttttcCTTGTTTCTTTAGGTTGGAGAAGACGAGACGCCAAGATCGAAGAAGCCTAACAAAACTCGTGAAGATGTAGAGTCTACGGAAGCGGCTACGTACGAGAGAGGTTCTAATGGTTTAGGAGATGATAAGACACgagaagaatctgtctccacgACAGAGAATTCTCATTCATTACCTAAAGAAATGGAAAACGGTGGTGATGACAAGGTTTATAACATCTTGTGATCTCTGCAGTTTAATTTGGTGCTAATGATGAAGAATGATGttctaattttttgtttgaatttgatAGGATTCGGACGGTGGAATCATCAAGGGAAATGGGACAGAGTCTGGTCGGATTATTACCACCACAAAGAAGGGTCTGAATGATCAGAGAGACAAGGTGATTTGAAACTTTTGCATGTAACATTTCTAAAATTGTTTCAAGTGGAATCATACCGGCACTAATTAATGCACCAATAAAATTGTTTCATGAATGAGTGTAATCACATCAGCACTAATACACCGGATCACATTGGAAATCCGCAAGTAAACATGTTGAAACAAGAATAGTGTTAGGATAGATGACCTCTCGGGAAGTTTTTATGTTGCCccgaaatattaaaatacactaTTTATCACAAAAGTAGACTTGTTTCATGAAatctgattttgttttatttatttcttattcaGACGATCTCGTACAAAGCTGAGCATGTCATTGGCACTGGCTCATTCGGTGTTGTCTTTcaggtaaaaacaaaaaaaactctctcAAGAGATTACTTGTTGTTTAAGACTATAGTTCATGTTCATTgtggttttaattatgattataGGCTAAGTGTTTAGAGACAGAAGAAAAAGTAGCAATCAAGAAAGTCTTGCAAGACAAGAGATACAAAAACAGAGAGCTTCAGATCATGAGAATGCTCGACCATCCTAATGTCGTTGAGCTTAAGCATTCTTTCTTCTCAACCACTGAGAAAGACGAGCTTTATCTTAACCTTGTTCTTGAGTATGTACCAGAAACTATATACCGTGCATCAAGATCTTACACCAAGATGAATCAGCAAATGCCCTTGATCTATATTCAGCTCTACACATATCAGGTAAAAAACAACTTGTTATCTAACTATTTGTGAATCTATTTATTCTCATTTTTGAGGTTCTCACAAACGCTTGtttgaaaaaaatcagattTGCCGCGCAGTGAACTATCTACATCGAGCTGTTGGAGTGTGTCACCGTGACATTAAACCACAAAATCTATTGGTGAGCATTTCAAAACTAGTTCTTGAATGCAATAATAGATATTTTTCTAATGAAGATGCATTTGGCAGGTGAATAATGTTACACATGAGGTGAAGATATGTGACTTTGGAAGCGCGAAAATGCTGGTAGGTTTCATAAGCTCCAAATGTGTTTTGAGATTCTTTAGATTTATAGAAAACATTAATAGTGATCAGTGAGTGATGTGTTCTTGGTTTCAGATTCCTGGAGAACCAAATATATCTTACATATGCTCAAGGTATTACAGAGCGCCAGAACTCATATTTGGAGCAACAGAGTACACAACCGCTATCGATATGTGGTCTGTAGGCTGTGTTATGGCTGAACTTTTCCTAGGACACGTAAGAAATGTTCTTTGTTCTGAGTTCAAACTCTTAAGTTTTAGACATTTTCTTTGAATCTGTGTATTCCTTGTAATGTATACAGCCTCTGTTCCCTGGAGAGACTAGTGTTGATCAATTGGTGGAGATCATTAAGGTAAAAAGCATACAGGCATACAGATTGTGTTTTTATGTTCTTTTCCTGTTAGAGATTCTAAGAGTTGTGTCCTGCAATTTTCTgtgtaaattagattttgggGACACCAGCAAGAGAAGAGATCAAAAACATGAATCCTCGTTACAATGATTTCAAGTTCCCTCAGATAAAACCTCAGCCATGGCACAAGATTTTTAGGAGACAGGTACCTCCTGAAGCATTGGATCTTGGCTCTAGACTTCTCCAGTACTCACCAAACCTGAGATGCTCAGCTGTAAGAGAGTACAATCCCATTTGATTTCTGACATATTTTCTAGCATGAGATCATTAAAATGGCTGCTTTTGTTTCAGCTTGAAGCATGTGCACACCCGTTCTTCGATGCTCTAAGAGACCCCAACGCATCTTTGCCTAATGGAAGAGCACTTCCTCCATTGTTTGATTTCACAGCTCAAGGTTTTGACAACAACAACactattctttctttcttttacaGTTACCACCTTATCTCTCTCAACTTTCCTCTGAGAAATGCAATTTACTTTCCTTGTAGAATTGGCTGGTGCATCTGTTGAACTGCGTCATCGCTTAATCCCTGAGCATGCAAGGAAATGactacttcttcttctctacACATGTTCTTGTTCACTGACCTCTGCAACCACTTGGACCAGTAGTTAAAAAGTGtaataatttattaagtttGCAACTTTGTAGCTTCCATTGTTGTATACAGAAATGCAGAATTTTCCAACTTTTTTTCACCAATAGTCTCCACAAGAACAGCTTCCATCTCTAAAGTGATGAAAACAATTCGAATCTCTCAAGATGATATGCCTTGAATAAACTCTCGATATATACTTCATAGCACTGTGGCAATCCCCACAGACACGTAGGTTCTTGATGATCCGAATCGGAGCTCCATCCGGCACAGCAAGCAAACCAAACGCTACAGCTAGTTTCTCACTATGGTAAGCCAAACCAAGCTCCTTCCCTTCCTTATCCAAGTCATGGAGTGCAAAACTCACATCCGGTTCATAACCAGCTTCTCTGATCAAAAGCATCATCTCATCAAcctttgaataaatctcaaccATTCTCTGATGTCTTCTATCTTCAGACATGAAGCTATGAACTCTCCCTCTCCCTTCAACCCAACTGCAACCAGGCTCTTTGCTAATGTTACGAGATTTCATCAACCTACGAAGATTAGCAGCTTCCTCTTGTCTCCCCGCTGCAGAGTACATGTTTGATAACAGAACATAAGGAACTGCGTTGTTTGGTTCTAACTCCATGAGAGTCTTCGCCGCTCTTTCGCCAGTTTCTATCTTCCCATGCTTCCTACTTGCAGCTAAGATCGCTTTCCACACGGTTGCATCTGGTTCAACCTCCATTTGATTCAGCAACTCCTCTGCTTTGGCGAAATCGCCGGACCTGCCGTAGAGATCGATCAGACACGCGTAGTGTTCAGGTCCTGGTGTGATTCTGTAAACTGTTCTCATGGATTCAAAGTAGCGTTGAGCTTCTTCTGTGAGACCTGCATGACTGCAAGCGAATAGTAACCCAATAAAGGTAATGTAGTCCGGTCTTACACCATTGTCTATCATCAACTTGTATGCTTCCAGAGAGTCCTTGGCTTTGCCGTTTTTTGCGTAACCAACGATCAGAGCAGTCCATGTGATCAAATCCTTGGTTTCCATGGAGCTGAAAACTGCTTCGGCGTCTTCTAAGCTTCCGCACTTTGTGTACATTGACACAAGAGAGTTATCTACTGACAAAGAGGCAGGGAAGCCAGATTTAATGTGGTTACAGTGTACTTGTTGCCCAAACTCCAGAAGAGTTAACTCCGCGGATGCGCTTAGTACACTCGCTGTAACCATCTGATCAGGAGATATGCCTCCTTCAGCTCTCATCTTACAGAACAGCTTCAACGCTTCTTCATAAGAACCGTTGCCTGTGATAAGAGCCGTCCAAGATACCACATCTTTCTCAATCATCCTTTCAAACACTTTCAGCGCTGAATCCATGGTTCCTCTTTTAGCATACATGTCCACAAGAGCGTTGCTCACAAGCTTATAACTTCCATATCCAGTTTTCACAATCAGACAATGCACAGAGGAAGCTATCTTCATCATCTCTGTTCTAGAGGAAGCGAAACAGTTCAAAACAGAAGGGAGTGTGAACTCATCTATCTTCATATCTCTCTCATGCATTCTTCTAAACAGAGACAGAGCTTCTTCTTTAAAACCTTCTCTAACGCACTCAACAACCAACGAGTTCCAAGAAACCACATCGTCAACTTCCATATCCTGCAACAAGGCTCTCGCGGTTTCCAAGTCTCTGCATTTAGCGTACATTGCAATCACAGCGCTCTGAACAAAGATGTTGGTCTTGAAACCACTCTTAACTATGCATCCATGCACCTGAACACCAACCCTACGAGCACAAACCGCACCACAAGCCGGTAAAACGCTGGGAAAGGTAAACTGATTCGGTTGGGTTCCTTCTCTCCTCATATCCCTAAAACACTCAATCGCCTTGTAAGCAAACCCGTTTCTAGAGTAGCCAGTGAGCATTGAAGTCCATGTAACGTTATTCCTCCTCTCACCTGGCATTGTCTTAAAGATATACTCAGCTTCAGAGACGCGTCTGCATTGTCCATACATATCGATTAAACCATTAACCACACCAACATCAGAATCAAACGCTGTTTTCACTGTACACCCATGAATCTGTTCACCTCTCTGAAGCAAACCAAGTGAAGCACACATCTTGAGAACGCTACCTAAAGTGTACTCGTTAAAGCTTCTTCCTTGAAGCTGCATTtcccaaaacaaacttaaagCTTCGTCTTTGCTTCTGTTCTTGCAATGCCCAGAGATTAGAGCGTTCCAGGAGATTGTGTTCTTCACTGGGTTTCTACGGAAAAGCTCTTTCGCGTCGGAGAGTCTCCCTGAAGAGGAGTAAGCGACGATCATTGTGTTCCAAGTATACTCATCTTTCTCAGGCATTTTATCGAACAGTTGGCGGGCTTCCTCGACTCGGCCAGATTTGGATAAATCTCCCAGTTTCAGATTCGTCGAGTGAAGGTTTGATCGAACAGCATTGCTGTGAATGTAATTACGAGAAGGTGTCGAAGTAAGACGGCAGTTTCTGAATTTCAGTCTGAGCATCACTCTACGGATACAGTATCAAGTTCTACTctcacagtttttttttttggtgtaaatgttaagaAAGGAGCTTTAAAGAAagggatatatatatacgttttggtaaaaatgttaaataaatgattttacttttttaaaatgaGAGACAAGAATATAGTTCACTAGAATAACATGGGATTAActatgaagaagaaaataatagtTTCATCCAATGGTATAgtaaagtatataaatctaattTATTAAAAGATACAAAACAAGACTAACCTTAAACTTGTACAATATTTACAATTCAATGtcactaaaattaaataaacctaTCTTTgattaatgcttgtctttttaaaaaaaaaaacttcctaGAATAATTTGAGCATTAATATACCAAACAAGTCGtatatactttttaaattatgattaaaatgatcaataatttaaaaatcgaaTTCATTCTTTTTTTAGTCCAAACTACTTCCTATAATTTAGCTTACCAATAAATAAtactatataatttaattaagcTTACACCttaatatcttctttttttacaTTCTTTCATAAAcaacaatataaataaatattttcaatttcagatttcgattataaattttttgtaCCTAATCTAATAAACAGATACAAAAATATGTGAATAAAATCAGAGAATATCCGTAATTTCTGTAAtatcattttcataatttcaataatattgggaattagtttattcatttagaaaatttatagcATAATGTTGTTTAAAACATCTGTAGttatatttctaattatttaataaataaaaataaaaaaccacAAAATAATCGATTTTAcagcatataaataaaatacaaattaatctgttaatatattattggtagtgtattttaatataaataaaaatataattatttataagtacgataaaataaa
The nucleotide sequence above comes from Brassica napus cultivar Da-Ae chromosome A9, Da-Ae, whole genome shotgun sequence. Encoded proteins:
- the LOC106416070 gene encoding COP9 signalosome complex subunit 1, producing MERDDESNGPMMELCTNGGGEETSNRRPIITGEPLDIEAYAAMYKGRTKIMRLLFIANHCGGGNQTMQLEALRMAYDEVKKGENTQLFRDVVSKINGRLGDKYGMDSAWCEMIDRRAEQRKGKLENELSSYRTNLIKESIRMGHNDFGDFYYACGLLNEAFKNYIKTRDYCTTAKHIIHMCMNAILVSIEMGQFSHVSSYVNKVDQNPETLDPIVAAKLRCASGLAHLELKKYKLAARKFLDVNPELGSSYNEVIAPQDVATYGGLCALASFDRSELKAKVIDNISFRNFLELVPEVRELINDFYSSRYASCLEYLGSLRANLLLDIHLHDHVDTLYDQIRKKALIQYTLPFVSVDLSRMADAFKTSVSGLEKELEALITDDQIQARIDSHNKILYARHADQRSATFQKVLQMGNEFDRDVRSMMLRANLLKHEYHAKGRKP
- the LOC106412374 gene encoding shaggy-related protein kinase beta, producing MNVMRRLTSMASGRSFVTSDNVGEDETPRSKKPNKTREDVESTEAATYERGSNGLGDDKTREESVSTTENSHSLPKEMENGGDDKDSDGGIIKGNGTESGRIITTTKKGLNDQRDKTISYKAEHVIGTGSFGVVFQAKCLETEEKVAIKKVLQDKRYKNRELQIMRMLDHPNVVELKHSFFSTTEKDELYLNLVLEYVPETIYRASRSYTKMNQQMPLIYIQLYTYQICRAVNYLHRAVGVCHRDIKPQNLLVNNVTHEVKICDFGSAKMLIPGEPNISYICSRYYRAPELIFGATEYTTAIDMWSVGCVMAELFLGHPLFPGETSVDQLVEIIKILGTPAREEIKNMNPRYNDFKFPQIKPQPWHKIFRRQVPPEALDLGSRLLQYSPNLRCSALEACAHPFFDALRDPNASLPNGRALPPLFDFTAQELAGASVELRHRLIPEHARK
- the LOC106412373 gene encoding putative pentatricopeptide repeat-containing protein At3g13770, mitochondrial, translating into MLRLKFRNCRLTSTPSRNYIHSNAVRSNLHSTNLKLGDLSKSGRVEEARQLFDKMPEKDEYTWNTMIVAYSSSGRLSDAKELFRRNPVKNTISWNALISGHCKNRSKDEALSLFWEMQLQGRSFNEYTLGSVLKMCASLGLLQRGEQIHGCTVKTAFDSDVGVVNGLIDMYGQCRRVSEAEYIFKTMPGERRNNVTWTSMLTGYSRNGFAYKAIECFRDMRREGTQPNQFTFPSVLPACGAVCARRVGVQVHGCIVKSGFKTNIFVQSAVIAMYAKCRDLETARALLQDMEVDDVVSWNSLVVECVREGFKEEALSLFRRMHERDMKIDEFTLPSVLNCFASSRTEMMKIASSVHCLIVKTGYGSYKLVSNALVDMYAKRGTMDSALKVFERMIEKDVVSWTALITGNGSYEEALKLFCKMRAEGGISPDQMVTASVLSASAELTLLEFGQQVHCNHIKSGFPASLSVDNSLVSMYTKCGSLEDAEAVFSSMETKDLITWTALIVGYAKNGKAKDSLEAYKLMIDNGVRPDYITFIGLLFACSHAGLTEEAQRYFESMRTVYRITPGPEHYACLIDLYGRSGDFAKAEELLNQMEVEPDATVWKAILAASRKHGKIETGERAAKTLMELEPNNAVPYVLLSNMYSAAGRQEEAANLRRLMKSRNISKEPGCSWVEGRGRVHSFMSEDRRHQRMVEIYSKVDEMMLLIREAGYEPDVSFALHDLDKEGKELGLAYHSEKLAVAFGLLAVPDGAPIRIIKNLRVCGDCHSAMKYISRVYSRHIILRDSNCFHHFRDGSCSCGDYW